The segment AGGACGGCCGTCCCTTCCTCTCCTTCGCCGTCCAGGGCGGCGACGGGCAGGATCAGAATCTGCTCCAGTTCTTCCTCAACGTGGTCGAGTGGGACATGAACGTGCAGGAGGCGGTCGAGGCGCCGAACATGAACAGCTACCAGATGCGCGGTTCGTTCGGCCAGCATGAGACGCGCCCGGGACGGATGCTCCTGCAGGACGCGACGCCGCCCTGGATCCGCTCCGCCCTGGAGTCGATGGGGTACGACCTGACCTTCGCCGAGCGCACTTCGGGGCCGATCAACGCGATCTTCTTCGACTGGGAGAACGACGCCTTCTGGGGTGGGTCGAGCCACCACGGCGACGACTACGGCATCGCATGGTGACCGCTGGCTTAGCAGCCCGAGGCAAAACCCCGCTGCGTTCGAGCGGCGTTGACGCGGGGTTTTGCCACGGGCTGCCAGCGTGGCCCTATTCGCCCCGCTCCATCACGTCGAACAGATCGTAGCGCCCCGGTGAACGGGTCCGGCCGCCCCGGCGGTCGGATCCGCCGCGCGGGCCATCCCCGTCGCCGTCTGCGGGCCGAAGGTCTCCGGGGTCCGCGGGGCGCCGCAGGTGCCAGTCCGTCGCGCGCTGGTACGCCGCGATGACGGCGAGCAGGTGGTGCTCCGCGTAGGGTTCCGCGCCGAACATGCCCCCGATGGGTCTCGGGTATCCCGTCGACCCGGTCTCGAACCCGATCGGGAAGCCGATGAGCGGCAGCCCCACCATGTCGAAGGGGAAGGGCACGGTCTGCGTCACCAGGTCGCAGCGGCCGAACACCTCTTCGAGGATCTCCTCCAGGAGGACGAGCCGGGCCCGCGAGCCCCGCACGTATTCCGCCGCGGGAAGTAGCAGCCCGTTGATCCACGGCGCGAGCGAGACGCCGAACTTCCTCACGTCATCGCGAAGGTGTTCGAGGAAGATCTCGGAGCGCTCCGGGAGCCGCACGTTGTTGAAGTTGAAGCTCGTCAGCGCCTCCCAGTGGGTGGGGAAGTCGAGTTCGACGATCTCCGCCCCCATCTCCTCGAGGAGCGCGAGCATGCGCCGCCGCGCCTCTGCCGTCGCCACTTCGCGGCGGTACGCCGCCTGCGTCCGCTCGCGCCGCGGGAACGAACTCCCGATGCGGTCGATGTCGGGATCCGGGTCGGGCCCGGGATCCTCCGGCGGCTCGGGCTCATCCAGAAAGCCCGGCAGGACGCCGATCCGCACCGCCCCCCCGCGCTCCGGATGCGTGAGCGCCGCGTCGTCCCCGCTCACCGCCCCCAGGTAGTCCGGAACCGGCGGGAGGCCGAGGGACCGGGGGTCTGCGGGGTCCGGCCCCGCCATGATCTGCAGCATCAGCGCGGCGTCGACCGCGTCCCGGGCCAGGGGGCCGGGATGATCGCGCGTATAGGTGAGGGGGAGGATCCCGTGCAGCGAGACCCGGCCCATCGTCGGCTTGATGCCCGTCAGGGCCTGCGCGTTCGAGGGGTTCGTGATCGAGCCCCCCGTCTGCGTCCCCGTGCTCGACGCGGCCATGCGCGCTGCGACCGCCGTCGCCGATCCGCTCGAGGACCCGCCCGGGCTCACATCGTCATGGTGCGGAGCCCAGGCGTTCACCGTCGTGCGCTCCCCCGTGGGGGTCGACGCGGCCGTCGTCGCGAGGGGTCCCATCTGGGTCTTCCCGAGGAGGATCGCGCCCGCGTCGCGGAGCCGGGCCCACGAGGTCGCGTCGAAGTCCGGCACGAAGTCCTCGAAGATGAACGAGTTGGCCGTCGTGCGGACTCCGGCCGTGAAGTAGTTGTCCTTGATCGCGAGCGGTATCCCCGTCAGCGGCGCCCGCCCGCGCGTCCGGTCGGCGGCCCGGGCCGCCTCCAGCGCCGCCTCGGAAACCACCGTGTTGAACGCCTGGTAGCGGGGGTCCCACCGGCCGATGCGCGTCACATACGCCTCGACGAGTTCGACCGCGCCCATGTCGCCGTCGCGAAGGAGCCGCGCCGCCTCCGCGAGCGTGAGTTCGGTCGGATCCGCAGGTTGCGGACGGGCCACGGGTGGAAGGTTCAGTTCGCCGCGGCGTTCGGCCGCGATCCGGCCGCCCGCCCCGGTCGCTCCGGGGAAGCGCGTCCCGACCCCGGACGCCGCGCTGGAGATTGCACCCAGGGTCGCCGGGGTCGCCACGGCGGTCGCGGTCAGCGCCGTCATCCGCTCGAGGAACCGGCGCCGGTTCAGCTCACCCACGGTTCCACGCGCTCACTTCGGCGGGGTAGATGGCCGGCGCCGGTCCCATGGGGTCGAACTCGAAGTCCGCGATCGCCCCGGGGGTCGACCTCAGGAAGCGCCGCGCGGAGGCCATGATGCGGCGCTGGTCCGCCGGCGCATCCTCATCGTCGTCGGGAAGCACGGAGAGATCGACGCCCGCGAGCGCGAGGCGCGTGCGGATGTACGCGTCGAGTTGCTCGTCCGTCACCTCCTGCGATAACGCGACGGAACGTGGCGGAGAGGGTCGGCGGGCCATGGCGCCTCCGTTGGGGAGATGTTCGGAAGCATCATGCTGCCGGTGATCGCCGCGCGCCAC is part of the Candidatus Palauibacter australiensis genome and harbors:
- a CDS encoding amidase; protein product: MGELNRRRFLERMTALTATAVATPATLGAISSAASGVGTRFPGATGAGGRIAAERRGELNLPPVARPQPADPTELTLAEAARLLRDGDMGAVELVEAYVTRIGRWDPRYQAFNTVVSEAALEAARAADRTRGRAPLTGIPLAIKDNYFTAGVRTTANSFIFEDFVPDFDATSWARLRDAGAILLGKTQMGPLATTAASTPTGERTTVNAWAPHHDDVSPGGSSSGSATAVAARMAASSTGTQTGGSITNPSNAQALTGIKPTMGRVSLHGILPLTYTRDHPGPLARDAVDAALMLQIMAGPDPADPRSLGLPPVPDYLGAVSGDDAALTHPERGGAVRIGVLPGFLDEPEPPEDPGPDPDPDIDRIGSSFPRRERTQAAYRREVATAEARRRMLALLEEMGAEIVELDFPTHWEALTSFNFNNVRLPERSEIFLEHLRDDVRKFGVSLAPWINGLLLPAAEYVRGSRARLVLLEEILEEVFGRCDLVTQTVPFPFDMVGLPLIGFPIGFETGSTGYPRPIGGMFGAEPYAEHHLLAVIAAYQRATDWHLRRPADPGDLRPADGDGDGPRGGSDRRGGRTRSPGRYDLFDVMERGE